In the Perca flavescens isolate YP-PL-M2 chromosome 10, PFLA_1.0, whole genome shotgun sequence genome, ATATGTCTGACTATGACATATTACTGCTCATGGAGTTATCTTGTATGCTGTATGAGATGATAAACAGTGATAAtctcattacacacacatactgtctcCACCAACTTCAGAGGTTAAGCCACACAGGTGTAGCATATGTCAACACGCACTGCCTGAGCctaaacatagtttacagagaggctgtggattttttttgtttcagtcttgtatagatatttttttaaatattacatGGCAAAGCATATCATTCAACACATGTTGCTGGACACTCTTGGACATAACAATTGTACATTTTCCTTCAGGTAGCCTAAACATTTTAGATTCCCACAATGCAAATTCAActactataaaaaaataaaataaaaaaaaaagtatgatagAGTGAGCTCAAGTATAGCTAGGCTAACCTTCATCTCCAGAGTCATCTTCAGAGCTCCTCCAGTAGCTCATGTTGAGCTGGATGCTTGAGTCTTCCACCTGCTCCTCTCCTCCCAAGATCATCCACTCCTCGATGGGCTGCTCACtgtcctccttctcttcctcctgcaaGTCCAAACTAGAAGTAGGACTGCTGAGCTGAAGTGGCCGTCCAGAGGTGATGTTGAACGCCAGGAGGAGCGGAGGAGAGCTTTCCCTGGTGAGCCGTGCAGCTTGTTTACAGCTGCTGTGATGTTTCTGGTGACTGAACTTaatctcttcttctccttctgagCTATAAGAGTCCTCAATAAAGAAGCGATCGTCTTTTCCGCCTTCCTTACCATTATCACCTTTATTTTCCTTGTTATAGTCCATAGTATACAACCTCAAGAACAGCAGCCGCACAGCTCACCCAAAGACGGCTCACTGCACTGCTTTCAAACGGTGTTGGCTCATTTAAGTAATGTACAACTTTTTTCCTAAGAACTAACGTTAGGTAGCACCAGGCAGACGTAAAATTGCCTggttatgtttatttttcttaaaacgTGTAATTATAAGGCGAGTATGTaaacattgaaaatgtattaacaCGTGGGTTAACatcaggctaacgttagctaacgtagTAGCCGAGGACCTTAGCGTTAATTAGCGAACACAACCAAGTGAAATAAGTCTATAATGGCACTTTAACGGGTGCTTACCGTTTGTAGTTTCCTATATGACGGTTGCGACCTCACACAATGAACAATACTAATAACTTCCTCCATACAACTGAATGGGTTGTTACTTGCAATCTTGTTTACATGTTTGAAGCACGCATTTTACCGGCGACGTTTCCGGGAGTTAAAATATTGGACAACCAAAACTGCCTCCTGCGTTTGAAAACACGGAGGTTGACTGTTCACTCCTGGAAACCATGGAAATGAGTATTTTTTTGTCACCATTTGTAATATAGTACTCATAAATATTGTTAAAtgattatttaataaaataaacattttaaatgactcTAAGTTTATTAGCAGTTTGTTGTTGCCATAGAAACGACTTCTAATCCGTCTGTTGAGGAATTAGTATatagctgtcagacaaatgtaatgGTGTAAAAAGTACTATGATATTTGTAGACCTACATAATAGTACTAAGAATAGCTACAGCCTAATATATAATACTAATACTTTAAGTGAAGGCTACTTTgtcacattccaccactgtcctATAGTCTAGTTAAAATGCTAACATGATAATGCCAAAATATATGCATAGGGGCCTAGGTTAATAATTAGGAaaattttagtttattttcctTTGGTGAACTCAGTGTGCTCCCACTGTAGaaattagtttgtttgttttagtatgacagatgtcatttttttcaaatgctttctAAGGCAGCAGTctacctttttattttgttttaattcaagATAGACTACTAACATTAATTTGAATTGGATATGCTGCACTGAATGATGACAAGTTGAAtgatatttcacaattcttgtTTTACAGTCTTGCAGGCTGAATCCTAGAATAAATTATTTAGGCCTATTAAGATAATTTCTTAGGTATTTTTCTGCAGGGAACTTGGAGGGTTGCATTCTCCAAACTTACAAATGCACGCTGGATTCATGGGCCGATTCCAACATTTCTAGActaaaaatacttaaaatactTGAGTATATGTAATTCTTCACCGGAATTTGATTCCTGGTAAATGGGAGAAGACTTTGAAACATGATTTCATACTTGGCTTAGGAATGCCCACTCAACATTTAGCACAGTTCACTGTGTGTATTAACTGTTTGGACCATCATattggaaaataaaatgtaaatgaacagTTAACTGAAGGAAAAAATCTAGCCTAATTAAtgtataggctacattttgagACTTGTGGGTCCGTATGTTCTTTTAAAATCCTGGCTACAATCTGATCAAAGACCTGACAATATTCTTAAATTATATATCGCCTTCACTACAAAAAGCAAAAAGATAATGGCGCGCGTGCACCTGTGCATGTGCGTCCAATAAAGGCTCATGCTGTCCACCGCTCAGGTGCTGAAGGCACACTGCTGTCACGCTCCGCAAACAAAAATATACAGGACAACATCTGAACAATGCTCtgttgaaaaaatatttttccagCTGTTGAATGAGTAGGACATGTTCCGTTCTCGAAACCAACTACACTTTATACCATACAACATCTAAAGCacgactaaatacttttttagtCTGTGATGGACGCACGCTTTGGACAGGTGCCGCTCACCGTTACGCACAGTAAGTTAACGATGTTTCTTATTAGATTAAAGTTATTAGGTGCCACCTGTAGCCTATTATAGGCTACGTAGAGTAAGTTATAGGCTACCGCTTCTTTTATTAATTATGTTGAGTGCGCAATAAATAACGCTTTAATGCAGTATGTAGCCAGCCATTCCTTGTGATTGGTGTTTCTTTAATCCGCTCCGGTGCTCAGGACACGGCGGGGTGAACCAACTAGGCGGGGTCTTCATTAACGGGCGCCCGTTACCGCACGTGGTGAGACAGCGCATCGTGGAGCTCGCCCAACGGGGTGTGCGTCCCTGTGAGATCTCCCGCCGCCTGCGCGTCAGCCACGGCTGTGTCAGCAAAATACTAGTCAGGTAAAGGCACTCTGCTTGGTTATTTATATAGCctatttattaatttacattATTATCTTTAGGCTAATGAAGTAGATTTATACGCTACATATTTTAACATTAGTGTTAcctgtagtaataataataataataataacctttATTTGTGTAACActtttcaaacaaagttaaaatGTTTATAAGTCATTTGGAAATGTTCataaattgtgcttaaatgCATAAATCTATTTAGCCTTATATTTTACTATCCatgtgtaaatgtagcctactacAATTGTATTTAATATAGCCTATGTGGTTATCCCACGATGCATGCAttattcagaaatgtatttcttttttatataatttaatcTTAAAATCATGtggttttgttacattttttctctccaaattGTATAGATGCATGACTCACATCAGCATCTATATTTATTAAACTTTCTCCTCAAGTAAAATGTTAACCCAGCTGAAAGATATCAATATTGTGAATTCAGGTACAATGAGACAGGAAGCATCATACCAGGAATGATTGGAGGCTCAAAGCCCAAAGTGGCCACTCCCAGAGTTGTGCAAATGATCCTGCATCTGAAACACTCCAACCCCACCATGTTTGCCTGGGAGATCCGAGACAGGCTGCTGCTGGAGCGAGTGTGCGACCACGACAGCGTGCCCAGCATCAGCTCCATCAACAGGTGTAgatgactgtgtgtctgtgtgtttgtgtttgtgtttgtgtgtttgacaaCACAGATTGTTAAAATAAGTCTTAAGTAAGTTCCTTCTGTCTTTACAGGATCATCAGAACCAAAGTCCAGCCCGAGTCTTGTGAAGTTGGTAAGTTGATCTGTTCCTTTTACTCTCTCTTGGCCTATCTGTGTCTCTAATGTTTCCTGATGTTGACCTCTGACCCTGCAGTGTCATCAGCATCatctgttgccatgggaacagcATATTCCTCTGAGTCCACCTATTCCATCAGTGGAATTCTGGGAATCAGGAAATGCAGCAGCAAACATATGGAAGGTAAAATAgtgagtgtatttgtgtgtatatgagtaCATTTGTTTCTATCGTTTTGGCAGTTGGAATGATTCAAGATGAATAATGGACTATTCTAACTGTGAGATTTAACACTCTTTAATTCTATTTTCCAAGCTGTCTTTACATCGTCCACAATTTCGTTACATTTTTCCTGCCGTTAGTAGCTCTTTCGTTTTTCGAAAGATAGATGAAGATCCTCCAACATCACACTCCAAAAATCAATCAAATGTCTTATACATACTGACATATTtgagtatatatttattttttcacttttcttgtATCAGCGCATTTCTGATTTAAAATAGTATGTTCTTAGTATGTATGGAAGTGGGACATTACTGCTCTACGGTTTTCTTGAAGCTGGCATCTCGAGGCCAatggaaatgtacttaaagcaGCCTGGCGTTGACTTTAAGACACTTCACAGTGACTTCACAGGTTAGCTGGTTAAGTAAATGATTTAATCTTATTTGATTTTCTATATTTCAGAAAACCTTTTGGTGAAGTCATGGATTCTACATCcatgtttttctgtttcattgttttcagGAATTTTCTAAAGCAGAAGAAAATCACCCGACTCATATCAAGAAAATTATATTGATGCAAGAGCATCTCTGAAACAAGTTGTTTCAAATTGCAAGAAATTACTATTCTCCCCTGGCTACTTATATTCCTGTGTTTTAAAAGCAAAAAGCAAGACTCTAGACACTAGATTAAACATGTTAGATGAATGTATCTGCAGAACAGACACATTGATTACCGTGGTACCAGACCACACAGCAGACTGATGAGTAAAGCCGATGGTCCTGTGTTAATATCACTCTAGCTGAAACAACCTCCGCAGCAGGAGATCCACCTCACCGCCCCAGGCTTCGGTCCTCTCAGCCAGCAGGCTCTCTGcttctcccttcctccctctcaccTCAGCTTCTCATTACAGGCCCGCTTACACCTCCACTCCTCCATCACTGCAACCACTAGGAGATTGTATAGATAAATGTGCATACTTACAGCtgggaacacacacatgcatgaatTTTGTCATTCTACTAATTAGAACAAGTGACTATTGCAGTAGCAGGATGAAGGTAGGAAGAGAAATAAAAGTGAACCTGGACAGaagctgttttgttttccagGTGGGGTCGTCTACCACGAGCAGCCATGTTCCTGTAACGACGCCTGGGGATTGTCCGACCCCTGCCTGAACTCTATCTCCAGCCTGACCTTTTACCCGAGCCTGCCAGCTAATCATAATCCAGATCTTATAGGTCAATCTGCATCAAAATATGATCATTTATATCCGACACGAATACAGCTTTAATGTTTTTCTCATCTGTCCTTGTTTAGGGCCTCTGTGTCATTACAGCTGAACGAGGCTGCAAAGAAGAAAGAATACAATTATGTTAATGCCAAAAACAAGATCATTTCAAAACTGAATTGATTGAAATTGTAATTATTACAACAAGACTGACATCAAGAGAGAAACATAAATCACAATTacaaacatgtttaaataaaactaataaATGACATACCTCACCTgtcatgttttatttacataatTTGGAGTCAAAGAACATGCTGTTGTTTCAGAGGCTTATGAGCTTAATCATTTCAACATATTATCCCCCATCCCTGTCACCCCTGTGGCCATTTTCTCCTCTGTCAGTGGTTGAGGGGTAGCATCATTAGGGGCCCTGTGATGGAGAACAGTGACTATTTTCTCTCCTAAGTGTGCATCTCCCTGGCCTCCCAACCAACATGAGAGATTAAAGGAAGAGACACAAGATGCCAGAGGGACCGGTGGGGTCAAAGAACACCGCTGAGAAAGAAATCTGTTGCCAGCAGTGGGCATCAGTCTATAGGAGGCATGTAGAGAACAGATGCACGTGGCAAATGTTTTCCTGTGTATATCTACGTACAATGGGGATGTTTTGTTATAGATGTTCAAACATCTGCAGCATATGTGTGCATATTAGTAATTCAAAGGTATCAACACTTTAGACCCAAAAATCACAAGGTTTTCTCAACATACAACAACCTAAATTGAACAGAGCCATCAATAATATGATTATTTCCACCCTTTCTTTCAGAACGTCACTGGTAAACAACTCTAGAAGAGGCTTGCATCAGTAGGGGGCAGTATTGTGTAGTTGTCAGTGCTTTGCTTGGTTATAAGCAACAGTATCAGCAAGTTTGCACAGAGCTGTCACTTTTAAGCTGCAACTTGTTAAGAAAAGACCCTCTGATTCACTTTtacaaataaaactgaagtggcTGCTCAACCTCCAGCAGACTGCCAGTAATGAGCTGTTTTTAGGCATTATTTTTGTGCAGCCAATTCTCCAGTGGACGTCATGAGACAAACCGTGGTTGCTAGGAGAAGAGTTACATAAGTGCAAAGCCATGCAACCCAAAAGGGAGCTCTTATTTTTGGTCTAGATGTAGTGCCGGAGAAACATAAAACCTTTCAAACCTGACAACGCCACCTCCTATTGAGGGTTAGGAGGAACCCTTTGAACCCTTACTATATTAATTAGTATGTTGTGTGACCAACTCTGGTTTTCCCCTAACAGGGACAATTTACAGGAggcaaatatacaaaaataa is a window encoding:
- the LOC114562376 gene encoding paired box protein Pax-5-like isoform X1, which codes for MDARFGQVPLTVTHRHGGVNQLGGVFINGRPLPHVVRQRIVELAQRGVRPCEISRRLRVSHGCVSKILVRYNETGSIIPGMIGGSKPKVATPRVVQMILHLKHSNPTMFAWEIRDRLLLERVCDHDSVPSISSINRIIRTKVQPESCEVVSSASSVAMGTAYSSESTYSISGILGIRKCSSKHMEGGVVYHEQPCSCNDAWGLSDPCLNSISSLTFYPSLPANHNPDLIGQSASKYDHLYPTRIQL
- the LOC114562376 gene encoding paired box protein Pax-5-like isoform X2; amino-acid sequence: MDARFGQVPLTVTHRHGGVNQLGGVFINGRPLPHVVRQRIVELAQRGVRPCEISRRLRVSHGCVSKILVRYNETGSIIPGMIGGSKPKVATPRVVQMILHLKHSNPTMFAWEIRDRLLLERVCDHDSVPSISSINRIIRTKVQPESCEVVSSASSVAMGTAYSSESTYSISGILGIRKCSSKHMEGGVVYHEQPCSCNDAWGLSDPCLNSISSLTFYPSLPANHNPDLIGPLCHYS